In the Acomys russatus chromosome 11, mAcoRus1.1, whole genome shotgun sequence genome, one interval contains:
- the Btnl2 gene encoding butyrophilin-like protein 2 produces MTDCPGYSLSGVAASFLFLLLTIKHPDDFRVVGPAVPVLAKVGEDALLTCQLLPKRTTEHMEVRWYRSDPDTPMTVYRDGAVVTGLQMEGLGGRAEWTEDSAEEGRVALKIHQVQPGDDGQYWCRFQEGDQWREASVLLQVAALGSSPDIHMEGPGEGRLQLVCLSQGWFPEPEVYWEGITGETLVSFSEHHMSGEDGLFYVEGTLVVRNDTEETISCSIYNQRLKESREATIALPEKLQTELASSRVVGPPQPTLVRVGDNIELTCHLSPQTDAQGMEVRWLRSHYYPAVHVYVDGAHAAGEQMAGYSGRTAVVTDAIHEGKLTLQIRDARPSDDGQYRCLFGKDGVYQEARVAVQVMAVGSTPRITREVRQDGGGQLRCTSDGWFPRPHVQWRDRDGRTLPSSSETFRQGSQDLFQVETLLLVRNSSTVNVTCAVSLPQGQERAARFPLSDSKIALLWMTLPVLVLPLAMAMDLLKVKCRRTEKNHSSSQENHKGAESHMRGLPLTRGPVQAHCTPLPDKRLRASALHPTS; encoded by the exons ATGACTTTAGAGTCGTCGGTCCTGCCGTCCCTGTCCTGGCCAAAGTCGGGGAAGACGCCCTGCTAACGTGTCAGCTCCTCCCCAAGAGGACGACGGAGCACATGGAGGTGAGGTGGTACCGCTCCGACCCCGACACGCCTATGACTGTGTACCGGGATGGAGCTGTGGTGACTGGACTACAGATGGAGGGGCTCGGAGGCCGGGCAGAGTGGACCGAGGACAGCGCTGAGGAGGGGCGTGTGGCTCTGAAGATTCACCAGGTCCAGCCAGGTGATGATGGACAGTACTGGTGCCGCTTCCAGGAGGGGGACCAGTGGAGAGAGGCAAGCGTGCTGCTCCAAGTGGCAG ccctagGATCCTCCCCAGACATCCACATGGAGGGACCCGGAGAAGGAAGGCTCCAGCTCGTGTGCCTGTCCCAGGGCTGGTTCCCTGAGCCCGAGGTCTATTGGGAGGGCATCACGGGAGAAACACTGGTCAGTTTCTCTGAGCATCACATGTCAGGTGAAGATGGGCTGTTCTATGTGGAAGGCACGCTAGTGGTCAGGAATGACACAGAAGAGACCATTTCGTGCTCCATCTACAACCAACGTCTCAAAGAGTCCAGGGAGGCCACCATCGCTCTGCCAG agaAACTCCAGACAGAGCTGG CTTCCTCGAGGGTAGTTGGACCTCCCCAGCCCACCCTTGTCCGAGTCGGAGACAACATAGAACTAACTTGTCACCTGTCACCTCAGACTGATGCTCAGGGCATGGAGGTGAGGTGGCTCCGGTCCCACTATTACCCGGCAGTCCACGTGTATGTGGACGGGGCCCACGCGGCTGGAGAGCAGATGGCAGGATACAGCGGGAGGACTGCGGTGGTGACCGACGCCATCCACGAGGGAAAACTGACCCTGCAGATCCGCGATGCCCGACCTTCTGACGATGGGCAGTACCGGTGCCTTTTTGGAAAAGATGGTGTTTACCAGGAGGCCCGTGTGGCGGTACAGGTGATGG CGGTGGGTTCCACGCCACGGATCACCAGGGAGGTCCGGCAGGACGGAGGCGGGCAGCTGAGGTGTACGTCCGATGGGTGGTTCCCACGGCCCCACGTGCAGTGGAGGGACAGAGATGGAAGGACGCTGCCGTCATCCTCTGAGACCTTTCGTCAAGGGAGCCAGGATCTGTTCCAGGTGGAGACGCTCCTGCTGGTCAGGAACAGCTCCACGGTGAATGTGACCTGCGCAGTCAGCCTCCCTCAGGGCCAGGAGAGAGCTGCGCGCTTCCCTCTCTCGG ACTCCAAGATAGCTCTGCTGTGGATGACCCTGCCTGTCTTGGTGCTGCCCCTCGCCATGGCTATGGACCTGCTCAAGGTGAAATGCCGTAGGACAG aGAAAAACCACAGCAGCAGTCAGGAGAATCACAAAGGTGCCGAAAGCCACATGCGAGGGCTTCCTCTGACAAGAGGCCCTGTGCAAGCGCACTGCACCCCACTTCCTGACAAGAGGCTCCGTGCAAGCGCACTGCACCCTACTTCCTGA